One genomic segment of Rhodothermales bacterium includes these proteins:
- a CDS encoding hemolysin family protein, producing MDPDASSPLVGLLLLLWPIASGAATVATEGAVFVLLLVLSAFFSGSEVALFSLTDSDRQGLREDGSAGAKRVMAMLERPRRLLISILILNNLVNVAAAILATVLTGQAAVAYGLDQTPWGTEILFVFQVVVLTFLLLVLSEITPKLIATQQNRWWATFFSRPLYVLFRVLYPVSDLLARGMDLIQHRFRTSAPVISNEDLKTLANLGEAEGTLEEEERALIHSIVEFGETAVREVMLSRVDVHALADTASLEEALTLIRETGHSRFPLFREHLDNILGILYAKDLIPLLEEDEARAFGSQPSDWERIARPAKFVPLSRPLDDMLADFQNSNTHIAVVVDEYGGTAGIVTLEDILEEIVGEIRDEHDQPEPLPFERVGPHSFRVDAGINLDDLVEGLELEVDTEEFDFETLGGLIYHLTGEIPSEGDVVEFGPHTIRVEIVDNNRIKQVLLEVTPRPVEAEGDEE from the coding sequence TTGGACCCTGACGCTAGTAGCCCCCTCGTGGGGCTCCTCCTGTTGCTCTGGCCCATCGCCTCTGGAGCCGCGACCGTCGCCACCGAAGGGGCGGTCTTCGTCCTCCTGCTCGTCCTCTCCGCCTTCTTCTCGGGCTCGGAGGTGGCGCTCTTCTCGCTCACCGACAGCGACCGCCAAGGGCTGCGCGAGGACGGCAGCGCCGGCGCGAAGCGCGTGATGGCGATGCTGGAGCGGCCGCGCCGCCTCCTCATCTCCATCCTCATCCTCAACAACCTCGTCAATGTCGCCGCGGCGATCCTGGCGACGGTGCTGACGGGGCAGGCGGCCGTAGCCTACGGCCTCGACCAGACCCCGTGGGGCACGGAGATCCTCTTCGTCTTCCAGGTGGTGGTGCTGACGTTCCTGCTCCTCGTGCTCAGCGAGATCACGCCGAAACTCATCGCCACGCAGCAGAACCGGTGGTGGGCCACGTTCTTTTCGCGCCCGCTCTACGTTCTCTTCCGCGTGCTCTACCCCGTTTCCGACCTCCTCGCGCGCGGGATGGACCTCATCCAGCACCGATTCCGCACCTCCGCGCCCGTCATCTCGAACGAGGATCTCAAGACGCTCGCGAACCTCGGCGAGGCCGAGGGCACCCTCGAGGAGGAGGAGCGCGCGCTGATCCACTCGATCGTCGAGTTCGGCGAGACGGCCGTGCGCGAGGTGATGCTCAGCCGCGTCGACGTCCACGCCCTCGCCGACACGGCATCGCTCGAAGAAGCCCTCACGCTGATCCGCGAGACGGGCCACTCCCGCTTCCCCCTCTTCCGCGAGCACCTCGACAACATCCTCGGCATCCTCTACGCCAAGGACCTCATCCCTCTCCTCGAAGAGGACGAGGCCCGCGCCTTCGGCAGTCAGCCCTCCGACTGGGAGCGGATCGCTCGCCCTGCCAAGTTCGTCCCGCTCAGCCGTCCGCTCGACGACATGCTCGCCGACTTCCAGAACTCGAACACCCACATCGCCGTCGTGGTGGACGAGTACGGCGGGACGGCCGGCATCGTCACGCTCGAAGACATCCTCGAAGAGATCGTAGGCGAGATCCGCGACGAGCACGACCAGCCCGAGCCGCTCCCCTTCGAGCGCGTCGGTCCGCACAGCTTCCGCGTCGACGCCGGGATCAACCTCGACGACCTCGTCGAGGGGCTGGAACTGGAGGTCGACACGGAGGAGTTCGACTTCGAGACGCTCGGCGGGCTGATCTACCACCTCACGGGCGAGATCCCATCCGAGGGCGACGTCGTCGAGTTCGGACCGCACACGATCCGCGTCGAGATCGTCGACAACAACCGGATCAAGCAGGTGCTCTTGGAGGTGACGCCGCGCCCGGTCGAGGCTGAGGGCGACGAGGAGTAG
- the mazG gene encoding nucleoside triphosphate pyrophosphohydrolase, whose product MNVPTLGLTAEDRAAAVPDLYADFVAVVRRLRRECPWDREQTHESVKHLLIEEAYEALDAIDEGDWDELKGELGDLLLHVVFHAEIAETTTGAFTLEDVIRFEMEKLVRRHPHVFGDTTVSGTGEVLRNWEQIKQQERAAAGRPVARRSTLDGVPRQLPALLRAQRVQEKAAGVGFDFPEAAGAWDKVEEEVRELRALVERGATPEEREDEFGDVLFALVNYARFTDVNPENALRRTLDKFQRRFQHVEARLAEQERTFADADLAEMDRYWDEAKDRERGEGKA is encoded by the coding sequence GTGAACGTTCCCACCCTCGGCCTCACGGCCGAAGACCGCGCCGCCGCGGTCCCCGACCTCTACGCCGACTTTGTCGCCGTCGTCCGCCGCCTCCGCCGCGAGTGCCCGTGGGACCGCGAGCAGACGCACGAGTCGGTCAAGCACCTGCTCATCGAGGAGGCCTACGAAGCCCTCGACGCCATCGACGAGGGCGACTGGGACGAGCTGAAGGGCGAGCTCGGCGACCTCCTGCTCCACGTCGTCTTCCACGCCGAGATCGCCGAGACGACGACGGGCGCGTTCACGCTCGAGGATGTGATCCGCTTCGAGATGGAGAAGCTCGTCCGCCGGCACCCGCACGTGTTCGGCGATACCACCGTGTCGGGCACGGGCGAGGTGCTGCGCAACTGGGAGCAGATCAAGCAGCAGGAGCGCGCCGCCGCCGGGCGCCCTGTCGCGCGGCGCTCGACGCTCGACGGCGTGCCGCGCCAGCTGCCGGCGCTCCTCCGCGCCCAGCGCGTGCAGGAGAAAGCGGCCGGCGTCGGCTTCGACTTCCCCGAGGCGGCCGGGGCGTGGGACAAGGTGGAGGAGGAGGTCCGCGAGCTCCGCGCCCTCGTCGAGCGGGGGGCGACGCCGGAGGAACGCGAGGACGAGTTCGGCGACGTGCTCTTTGCCCTCGTCAACTACGCCCGCTTCACGGATGTGAACCCGGAGAACGCCCTCCGCCGCACGCTTGACAAGTTCCAACGCCGGTTCCAGCACGTCGAGGCCCGCCTCGCCGAGCAGGAACGGACCTTCGCCGACGCCGACCTCGCGGAGATGGACCGGTACTGGGACGAGGCGAAAGACAGAGAAAGGGGAGAGGGTAAAGCGTAA
- a CDS encoding sodium-dependent transporter: protein MSKGSTRADRGAWQSKLGFILAASGSAIGLGNIVFFASNAYQYGGGAFYVPYFIALFVIGIPVMILEFSIGTMTGRSFPVALRRLAGPKAEFVGWWSLASALFITMYYITILGWAACMMIGALGQLLEPGTTAPFTPFAEPSAAPSAVAYFFRVIASYWPLLAVLGVWGVNVLILWRGTATIERAVRIFVPLMWLFMIGLIIRGLTLPGGFDGVLYLFTPNLDGIAQAAVWQGAFAQMFFSLSLGLGTMTAYASYLPKDADQVNNSMLVSFLNCGFEYIAGVAIFALLFVFSLNPAGTTLSLSFFAIPQGIAALPAGVKAIGFLFFFLILIAGLTSSVSLVEGMASALIDKLDISRAKALAFVMVPGALGSLAFALPTIVDADLVNNGTLGLNLLDILDHWAFRYSLLTVGLLECIMIGWVFGAEKLRAAANQHSKFTLGPWFDVLIKFVVPALLLFVLVWNLLEDTVWADWLYGTHNSQGAVNPLGGFEWLPVVIPLVWLVGTIAIASYLTFGRRFATTKTPA from the coding sequence GTGTCGAAAGGTTCAACGCGCGCCGACCGCGGCGCATGGCAGTCCAAGCTCGGCTTCATCCTCGCGGCCAGCGGGTCCGCCATCGGGCTGGGCAACATCGTGTTCTTCGCCTCGAACGCCTACCAGTACGGCGGCGGCGCGTTCTACGTCCCCTACTTCATCGCCCTCTTCGTCATCGGGATTCCGGTGATGATCCTCGAGTTCTCGATTGGGACGATGACGGGCCGCTCGTTCCCCGTCGCGCTGCGGCGGCTGGCCGGGCCGAAGGCCGAGTTCGTCGGGTGGTGGAGCCTCGCGAGCGCGCTCTTCATCACGATGTACTACATCACGATCCTCGGCTGGGCCGCGTGCATGATGATCGGCGCGCTCGGGCAGTTATTGGAGCCGGGCACGACGGCCCCGTTCACGCCCTTCGCCGAGCCGAGCGCCGCGCCGAGCGCCGTCGCGTACTTCTTCCGCGTCATCGCCTCGTACTGGCCGCTCCTCGCCGTGCTCGGCGTGTGGGGCGTCAACGTCCTCATCCTCTGGCGGGGCACGGCAACGATCGAGCGGGCCGTCCGCATCTTCGTCCCGTTGATGTGGCTGTTCATGATCGGCCTCATCATCCGCGGCCTCACGCTCCCCGGCGGTTTCGACGGCGTGCTCTACCTCTTCACCCCGAACCTCGACGGGATCGCGCAGGCGGCGGTCTGGCAGGGCGCGTTCGCGCAGATGTTCTTCTCGCTCTCGCTCGGTCTCGGGACGATGACGGCGTACGCGAGCTACCTCCCCAAAGACGCCGACCAGGTCAACAACTCGATGCTGGTCTCGTTCCTCAACTGCGGGTTCGAGTACATCGCCGGCGTCGCCATCTTCGCGCTGCTGTTCGTGTTCTCGCTGAACCCGGCGGGCACGACGCTCTCGCTCTCGTTCTTCGCGATCCCGCAGGGCATCGCCGCGCTCCCGGCCGGCGTGAAGGCCATCGGCTTCCTCTTCTTCTTCCTCATCCTCATCGCCGGGCTGACGTCGTCGGTCTCGCTCGTCGAGGGCATGGCGAGCGCGCTCATCGACAAGCTCGACATCTCGCGGGCGAAGGCGCTCGCCTTCGTGATGGTGCCCGGCGCGCTCGGCTCCCTCGCCTTCGCCCTCCCTACGATCGTCGACGCCGACCTCGTGAACAACGGGACGCTCGGGCTCAACCTCCTCGACATCCTCGACCACTGGGCCTTCCGCTACAGCCTGCTGACGGTCGGCCTCCTGGAGTGCATCATGATCGGGTGGGTGTTCGGAGCGGAGAAGCTCCGCGCGGCCGCGAACCAGCACTCGAAGTTCACGCTCGGGCCGTGGTTCGACGTGCTGATCAAGTTCGTCGTCCCGGCCCTCCTCCTCTTCGTGCTCGTGTGGAACCTGCTCGAAGACACGGTCTGGGCCGATTGGCTCTACGGGACGCACAACTCGCAGGGCGCCGTGAACCCCCTCGGCGGGTTCGAATGGCTCCCCGTCGTGATTCCGCTCGTGTGGCTCGTCGGCACGATCGCGATCGCCTCCTACCTCACGTTCGGCCGCCGCTTCGCGACGACGAAAACGCCCGCATGA
- a CDS encoding single-stranded DNA-binding protein, which yields MARSVNKVILIGNLGQDPELRYTGSGTAVCNLRLATNESYKDSNGELVEKTEWHSVVAWARLAEICGEYLKKGSQVYFEGSLQTRQWEDKDGQTRYTTEIKAREMMMLDSKGGSGGGSYDSSNEYDQTRSSGGGGYQQRPQSRPQQQRQPQTQGGGNDPFGPDDDLPF from the coding sequence ATGGCACGCTCAGTCAACAAAGTCATCCTCATCGGCAACCTCGGCCAGGACCCCGAGCTCCGCTACACCGGCAGCGGCACGGCCGTCTGCAACCTCCGCCTCGCCACGAACGAGAGCTACAAGGACTCCAACGGCGAGCTCGTCGAGAAGACCGAGTGGCACAGCGTCGTCGCGTGGGCGCGGCTCGCGGAGATCTGCGGGGAGTACCTCAAGAAGGGCTCCCAGGTCTACTTCGAGGGCTCGCTCCAGACCCGCCAGTGGGAAGACAAGGACGGGCAGACGCGGTACACCACCGAGATCAAGGCCCGCGAGATGATGATGCTCGACTCGAAGGGCGGCAGCGGTGGAGGCAGCTACGACTCGTCGAACGAGTACGATCAGACGCGCTCCTCCGGCGGCGGCGGCTACCAGCAGCGCCCGCAGTCCCGTCCGCAGCAGCAGCGTCAACCCCAAACCCAGGGCGGCGGCAACGACCCCTTCGGTCCCGACGACGACCTGCCCTTCTGA